The genome window TGACGTTGCGCTCACGGACAAAGCTGCCCGCCCTAGCAGAAGATAATTTAAGGAAAAAAAATGATGAAGCTCGATTTTTATCAACCCGGAGTGACACTACCGCAGCGCTTGCCTTTACAGCGTTGGTCTAGCAAGCCTGAAGTGAACACCGTGAAGTCAGAATGCTCGTCTTCCACTTGGGTAAAACTTCAAGAATGCCCTAGTCCCTATAGCCATGACGAAGCGTTGTTATTGTGCCAGCACTCAGACAGCGAATGGATGGCTTGGGTTCCAGGCTACGGCGAAATAGTCCTCCATCGGTCTCAATTTAGTGAAATTGAATGAAGTGGCTGTGAGTGAGTCTAAGTGTGAAAACGGTCTTGTGCCACAGACAAGACCGTTCTTTGTGGAGTTAGCGCCCAGAATTGGAGCAAAAGCTTAAAGTTGTTGGGCCAGGTGAAATTAAGCATTGGTGATAATTCTTACACCTTGGGTGTCCAGCGAGAGCGATCGCACTTGGGCGGCAATTCCCTCTTCCTTCCAAGCCGCTGCCATAGCGGTGGCAACCGTTGGGGCAGATTCGATATCGACGACAGCCAAGAGGGTAGGGCCGGCACCACTAATCACCATGCCATAAGCCCCAGCGGCTAAAGCGGCATACTGGACGGCATCATAGCCGGGAATTAACGCTTTACGATAAGGTTGATGGATGCGATCGTGAAGAGCCACTTGCAACCAATCGCCTCGCCCCGTCTCCAATCCCCGCAGCAGTAAACCCAGATGCGCTGTATTAAAAATCGCATCGGCACGGCTGTAATCGGATGGCAATACCCGACGCGCCTGTGCCGTAGAGAGTTCAAAATCTGGAATCGCCACCACCGGCACCAGATTGGAGTGCCAGGGAATGTCACAAATCTCCCATTCCTTCATCGCTTCTTTCCCCTCAGCGGCAAGACAGCATCCTCCGAGGAAGGCAGGGACGGCATTATCTGGGTGTCCTTCCATGGCGATCGCTAATTGCATCACTTCCATTTGTTCCAGAGGTTCCCCAGCCAGTTGGTTAGCCGCGACTAACCCCGCCACAATTGCCGTGGCTGAACTTCCCAATCCCCGCGCCAGTGGAACACCCAGCTCAATTTCGATGGTTACAGGTGGGGGGGTTTGACCCAAGTGCTGATAAAACTGGATCAATGATTGGTAAACCAGGTTATTCTCATCCGTAATGACTCGCTCTTGCTCAGCACCTGTAACGGTAATTCGAGGTGTTGCACCACTCACTTCACCGCCTGCATCGAGGCGGGTGAATTTGAATTGGTTATACAGTGTCAATGCTGCCCCAATACAGTCAAATCCTGGCCCCAGGTTAGAGGTTGTGGCGGGAACGGTAACGGAGACAGAAGAGACAAGGGACATAATGGATTCCAATACCTAGGAGTGAGTCAACAATCCCTGAGAATACCATTATGTGGAGTTAAAGTTGATCAGGAGGAGAGTCTGGACTCACATCTTGGCTAGTGCCCTTGATGTGGCGTTCGTACCAATTGATCAAAGGTGTGGCACTAATACCATGCAAAATTACGGAAATGACGATGGTAATGTAAGTAATCCAAGCAATCCGTTCTCCCAGTTCTCCTTCTAAACCTTTACCAAATACATAGGTCAAATAATACAGAGAACCGACGCCACGAATTCCAAACCATCCAAATAGCCAACGGGTTGGGGGTGGGATGCGACTGCCCAGCATACTAATCCACACACCCACGGGTCGAATCACAAACAGTACTAAGCCAGCCACTAATAGGGCTTCACCCGCATACTTAATCATAGGGGCAATCAGCAGCAGAGAACCCAAAATCAAAATGGTTCCTACCTCTAATAGCTTTTCAACTCGCTCCGTAAATTCCAATTGAGCAATGCGCTTTTTGGGGTTGTGGTAATAACTCGCTTGAACAGTTACTCCGGCTACAAAAACGGCCAGAAATCCATAACCGTTGACTAATTCGGTTAAGGAGTAAGTGAGCAAAATCGTACTGAGGGCAACAAAATCCTCCATCAAATTATCAACTTCTCGGAAGCGTTGGACTTGTTGGTCAATCCAGACAACCGCTTTGGCCACTAGAATTCCCATTACAATACCCGCTGCGATCGCCCAAACCAAATCAATCGCTACCCATTGTTTAAACCAATTGTCCCAGTTGCTATCTTTGAGCCAAAAAACCCCAAAATAGACAAAGGGGAACGCCAACGCATCATTTAAACCCCCTTCCGAAGTCAGCCCAAATCGCAATTCATCTTTATCTTCCACATTGGCAAGCTGTACTTCGGAAGCTAAAACCGGGTCAGTGGGTGCTAGAATCGCTCCCAGCAAAACGGCAGCTCCCCAGTCGAAACCCAACACCCAATGACAGATGGCAGCAAGGGCGAAAATCGAAATCGGCATCAAAAACCCAATCAGCCGCGCTGTAGTCTGCCATGCCCAGAATTTTAGGGGGCGATTCATCTTGAGACCACAGCCAAAGACTGAGATAATCACCACTAATTCTGTCAGACGTTCCAAAAATTCAGCATCAGGGCGTAATTGAATCAGTTTAACGCCGTAGGGGCCGAGGCTAATTCCAACTACCAAGTAGATTAGAGCATAGGACAAAGGTAAACGAGAAATCCAACCAGAGCCTAAAGTGACCCCAAGCAAGAGTAGGCCAATAACCAGCAAATCAAGAATATAAATATTCACAAGTTTGAGATGGGAAATTCAGGGGCCGCAGGGCTGATTGCCTAGGCGCTGATGGGCATTCCCTCGTGAGCTTATCGACTGGGCTGATGACTCTACATCAGCTTACAGTTAGATTTCTTAACAAGGCGTTTTGGTATAAGCGGCAACTTTTTGCTAATGCAGTCGTTTGGACGGTAGGACGAACTGACGGTAATACTTAAATAGTGTATTTCTCTTCCTCAAAACTAAGTTAGCGGCTGCTAGCTTAGAACCATTTCGTGGAGATGCTGAATGTGGGTCGTTAATGTTATTTTAATTTTTACGGCGATCGCTGTTATGGGTTGGCTGCTTTGGAGTTATGGCGGGGAACTGATTAAAGCCCTAGGTATTTTCTTCACGGGAGGCCAATCTGTCCTGTTTGCCCTGGGCGTTCTCCTGGTTGAAGCGGTCAAAGCTGCGGTTATTTCCGCTGTGGTTGGTGCGGCGTTTTATGGAATTTTTTATGTAGCTCGTGCTCCACAAGCTACTACGAAATCAGCAGCAATCAGCGTTGCGGTTTTGGCCTTTGCCTTGCTCATGCTCAAAGCTTTGTGGGAAAACTTGAATAACTTGCGTTGGAGTATCCGCAACGAAATTCGCAATCGCTATCGCAAACGGTAATTTAATTCTTAAAAAGTTTGGAGGTATTCCCTGTTGATTGACGATAGCCCCGTCCTCATTTCAGCCCCAGTCAGCAAGCTCAGGGCGGGGCGGCTGTTCATTCAACCTTCTTCCTGTCTCTCGGTCGGGGTTCCTGGAGACGAATTAAATAAAGCATCTAAGCGTTCACGGGCGTCGTCAACCGACATGGAACGCATCACCAGCAGAGGTTCATTGATGGGATTGCCGGTTTCATCTAATAGTTCCGGATGTGGCACACTCTTATATCGAGAACGAGAAGCCATGAGGGGCGATTGACCCCAATCTGTAGATGACCCTCCTGGAGGTGAATAACGGCGTTGGGAATCCATACTCACGGTGAATAGGCTGCGAAGTAAATTCCCAATCGCCAAAAACGCTATAACTGTAAAGGCTACAAGATAAAGCAGGTGTAACATAGTTTTGTCCTCCAAACTAAATAGTTTTCCTGTAAAGCTCTTGACTAGATAGTGGATAAGAAATGATTTTTTTAATCAGTAGTTAGTTCAGCTTATCACTGGTCAGCTAGATTTTTGCTCAATCCTGGGGATCAAGGTTGGCTCTCATCTGCAATATCCTTGGGGGCTGGGGTGAGGCGGCTAGCGCGCCACTGCGTTCCCACTTGCCAGCACTCACTCACCAACCGATGCCAGGGTAGCAGTGTCGCCGTTTCAATGCCCACTTGACCATCGGTAGCTTGAAAGAGCATCTGAGCTGTACTCACCTCCTGCTGAGCTGTTCTGACTCGTGTCAGCAGATCGGCTTGTTGCTCCTCACTCAAAAAGGGCAAATCTTCAGTTTCTAATAACGAGCGCGATCGCGAAAACCAATATTGGAAATCTTCTAATAGAGGCTGCAATACCGACTTCAGTAATTCCTGTTCGGATGGCTGAGATTGATGCATAAATTTAACAAAGTTTTTCATGTAAATCTTATCTTAACGCTCTTTACATTTCTTCACAACTTAAGACAGATTCCTTGAGACTACCGGTAAGCGCCATTGGAAAAGTAAGCTCTGTATCATAGAGGCAGAGAGAAGTAATCAATTTTTTAAAGACAGAAAAGCTATTCAATGGAACAGTCACCCATGCCCAACTTAGAAGCTCCAGAGCAGCCTGGAAAAATTCATCTGCCCCGCACCAGCGAATCCGACTCCTTAAAAAAGATTCGCCACACAGCCTCCCATATCATGGCGATGGCGGTGCAGAAGCTCTTTCCCAAGGCACAGGTGACGATCGGGCCCTGGATTGAGAATGGCTTTTATTACGACTTCGATATCCCAGAATCGTTTACCGAGCAAGACCTGAAGGCGATCAAAAAAGAGATGATTAAAATCATCAATCGTAAGTTGCCGGTGATTCGGGAAGAAGTCAGTCGCGAGGAGGCTCGACGTCGCATTCAGGAAATTAATGAGCCTTACAAGCTAGAAATCCTCGAAGGACTTGCAGAACCGATTACGATTTATCACTTAGGTGAGCAGTGGTGGGATTTATGTGCTGGCCCCCATTTAGAGAATACCCAAGAGTTGCACCCAAAGGCGATCGACTTAGAAAGTGTGGCGGGAGCTTACTGGCGAGGGGATGCCACCAAAGCCCAGTTGCAGCGAATTTATGGTACCGCTTGGGAAACTCCAGAGCAGTTAACAGAATATAAGCGCCGTAAAGAAGAAGCCCTCAAACGCGATCACCGCAAACTGGGTAAAGAACTGGGACTGTTTATCTTCTCCGATCAGGTGGGGCCGGGATTACCCCTGTGGACGCCCAAAGGAACCGTACTCCGCAGTCTCTTGGAAGACTTCCTGAAGCAAGAACAGCTTAAACGGGGCTATCAGCAAGTCGTGACACCCCATATCGGCAGAGTTGATCTGTTTAAAACCTCTGGACACTGGCAAAAATACAAAGAAGACTTGTTCCCGATGATGGGGGAGTCGGAAGATGAGGGGTTTGTCCTCAAGGCGATGAATTGCCCCTTCCACATCCAAATTTATAAGAATGAGTTGCGCTCTTACCGAGAACTGCCGATGCGCCTCGCTGAATTTGGTACGGTTTATCGCTATGAGCAATCGGGGGAACTGGGGGGCTTAACACGGGTACGAGGATTCACTCAGGATGACTCCCATTTGTTTGTCATGCCAGAACAGTTGGATGCGGAATTTTTGAGTGTGGTGGATTTAACCTTGTCCGTGTTCAGGACATTAAAGCTATCTAATTTTAGAGCGCGTTTAAGTTTCCGCGACCCGAATTCGGATAAGTATATTGGCTCAGATGAGGCGTGGAACAAGGCAGAAAATGCCATCCGCCGTGCTGTAGAAACCTTGGGGATGGAGCACTTTGAAGGCATCGGGGAAGCGGCTTTCTATGGGCCAAAACTCGATTTCATCTTCCGGGATGCTCTCGATCGCGAATGGCAACTGGGTACGGTTCAAGTGGATTACAACCTGCCAGAGCGCTTTGATTTAGAGTATGTTGCCGAAGATGGGACTCGCAAACGTCCGGTGATGATTCACCGTGCACCTTTTGGTTCATTAGAACGACTGATTGGGATTTTAATTGAGGAGTATGCCGGTGATTTCCCCTTCTGGTTAGCGCCGGTGCAGGTGCGAATTGTCCAAGTGAGTGATGCCTACTTGCCCTATGCCAAAGACGTGGTGAGCAAGATGCGAAGCGTGGGGATTCGTGCTGAAGTCGATACAAGTGGCGATCGCTTGCCCAAGCAAATTCGCAATGCAGAGAAGGATAAAATCCCGGTGATGGCTGTCGTGGGTGAGAAGGAAGTCGAGTCGAATACCCTCAGTATTCGTGTCCGTGGCGCAGGGGGGCAATCTAAGGATTTAGGGGCTATCTCTGTTGTTGAGGTGATGCAGAGAATGCAAGAGGCTATGGCTGGGCACAGCAACTTTTAAAGGAACAAGGAAACCTGTGTTGGGCTTGTTTGTTTTGCAGGTTTTGGGACTGTCAACGTTCCAATTACTGAAGTCGAGTACTGACTACAGATAGAGGAGGCAAGAACTGGATATTGAGTATTTTTGTAAAGTACTTATGAATAGTACTATTGCTCCTTCTTGACCCTTCACAAGCTCTAGCTACGCGTGCTAGGGCTTTTTATTTGAGAAGTTAAAATTAAAGATCACACTCAAGACATATACCGAAAGCTATAGGGGGCGTTCTATCCTCTGTTTAATGGCTCAAAATGTGTAACAGCTAAAAACATGCGGGTGGTAGAACAGCCAAAGACCAAAAAGCTGGTGCGTGATCGACGGCAGAAGTTGGCTGTTTCTGTCGGGGTTGGTTTCTAGGTAGAGTGGGAGAAGCCAAGGCTTGGTCTAAGTTTGAGGCGTCAGGATTTGTGAGTCGAGTATTTCCCAGATGAAGAATGAGTGGCTGGCGATCGCTCCTCAGGGGAGGAGCGAGGAGAACAAAAGATGTTGAAAGTAATCCGTTCCCAACAGCATCCCTATGCGATCGCGTTCTTGGCTTGTGCGATCGCACTCGGACTGACTTGGCTGCTCGAACCCCTCATGTCACCGACTTTTTTCGCCCTGTTTTATCCTGCGGTGATGGTTAGCTCCCTATATGGAGGTTTGCAATCAGGACTGCTATCCATCCTGTTGGCGGGATTAGTCACCAAATACTTCTTCCTGCCACCCTTACATTCCCTGACCTTTACCAGCGCCAATACTCTGTTCCGGTTTACTGTCCTCTTACTGGTGGCGCTGATGATCACTTTGTTGAGTACGGCGCTTCGCACGGCAAAGCAACGCATGGAGCAGAGCCTGTCGAGACTACGCCGCAGCGAGGAGCAATACCGCCTGATTGTCGAGACGACCAACGAAGGCGTTTGGTTGGTTGATGCACAAGCACAGACAACTTATGTTAATGCCCAGATGGCTCAACTACTGGGCTACAGTATTGAGGAAATGCTGGGACGTTCCGCCTTCGACTATATATACGAGGAAGACTGGGCGGAAGCGGAACGTTTGATGGAGCGACGTAGGCAGGGGATCTCGGAACAAGTTGACTTTTGTCTACGTTGCAAAGACGGCTCCCCCATCTGGGTTCACTGCAATGTAAACTCCATGATCAGTGATAACGGTGAATGTTTCGGTATGCTGGCGATGGTGACGGATGTGACCGAGCGCAAGCGCACTGAAAAGCGCCAACGAATACAGTCTGCGGTGACTCGTGTCCTCTCCGAAGCCACCATCCTATCCGATGCCGTACCCACAATCCTGCAATCTTTGTGTGAAAGTTTGGGATGGCAAGTGGGTATGATTTGGAGCCTAGACCGTCAGGCAAATGTGCTGCGTTTCGTGGAGAGTTGGCATACACCCACGATCAATGTGGCAGAGTTCACACAAGCCAATCAACAGGCAACATTTGCCCCTGGAATCGGTTTACCCGGTCGCATTTGGGCGACTCGTCAACCCACCTGGATTTCTCATCTCGTTGAAGATAACAACTTTCCTAGGGTCGAATTGGCGGCTAAAGCTGGATTACAGGGGGCATTAGGGTTTCCCATCCGGTTGGAGAACGAAATTTTAGGGGTGATTGAGTGCTTCAGCGACAGTATTCAGGAGCCTGATCCAGAGTTGCTCCAGATGATGATGAGTATTGGTAGCCAGATGGGTCAGTTTATGGAGCGTAAACGTTCCGAGGAGGCACTCGCTGAAAACCAAAAGTTGTTTTTGAGCTTCATGAATAACATCCCTGGAACCGCCTTCATCAAAGATGAGCAAGGGCGTTACCTCTATGCCAACCCAGTCGCAGAGAAACTCGTCAATTGCCAGCGACAGGAACTAATCGGAAAGACCGATTTCGATATTTTGCCCGCCGAAGTGGCACAGCAGATCCGAGAGAACGATAGGGCGGTTATCGCCGCAGACCAACCCAAAGAAATCGTTGAAGCCTTACCCCAGGAGGATGGCATACATTATTTGCTGTCCTTAAAGTTTCCCTTCAAAGATGCCTCTGGGAAGCAGAGGGTTGCAGGCATGTCATTTGATATCAGCGATCGCCAACGAGCGGAGGAAAAAATCGCAGCACTCAACAAAGACTTAAATCGCCGTGTCAATGAGCTGCAAACGTTGCTGGATGTAATCCCGATTGGGATTGGGATTGCCCTAGAGCCGGACTGTCGGGATATTCAAATTAACCCGGCTTTCTCTCGGTGGTTGAATGTACCGCCCCAAGTCAATGCCTCTACCAGCCAACCCAACGCCGAACAACTTCCCCATCGAGTGTATCGCCAGGGTCGAGAACTTCCTCCCCAGGAGCAACCGATCCAATATGCAGCCGCTCATGGTGTAAATGTTCGGAATGTAGAGCTTGAGATTGTGCGTGATGACGGCACAGTCCTACATCTGTTGGCGAATGCGGCTCCCTTATTGGATGAAGAAGGCCAGGTTCGAGGCTGCGTCGGGGCATTTCTCGATATCAGCGAGCGCAAACAAGCGGAAGAATCTCTACGTGCTAGTGAGAATTTGTATCGTACCTTAAGCGAAGCGGTACCGAACTTTATTTGGTCTTGCGATGCTCAAGGTCAACTCGACTTCGTCAACTCGCGCTGGTTAGAGTACGCTGGGGTGACCGTTGAGGAAATGAATGCAGGGGGTTTTGAGCAGGTTTCTCACCCAGAGGATTTATCTGGAGCAATGCAACGATGGAACCTAGCGATACACAAGGGAGAACCCTTTGAAGCCGAGTGTCGATATCGGAGCAAAGATGGCGTGTATCGATGGTTTATGGTTCGTGCCATACCCCTAAAAGATGCACAAGAAAACATACTCAAATGGATTGGCGTCACGACAGACATCCACGAGCGCAAACAGACCGAAGAGGCACTCAGCCAGAGCGAAGAACGACTGCGTGTCGCCCTGAAAAACTCACCCATCAGTGTATTTAACCAAGACCGAGAGTTACGCTATACCTGGAAATATGGCTCCGATTTTGAGGACGAGTCTGAAGATATACTCGGTAAATACGATATCGACTTACTCACTCGCGCTGACGCCGAGATTCTCACCCAAATCAAACGCCAAGTCCTGGAAACGGGCATGGGCACTCGTCAAGAGGTCAAGATTAGCCTACATGGGCAAGACTGGTATTATGACCTGACCGTCGAGCCTTTGCGGGATACCAACAACCAAGTCATCGGTGTAACTTGTGCTGCGTTCGACATTTCAGAGCGCAAGCAGGCGGAGATGGAGCTGCAAAAGAGTGAAACCGTACTCCATGCCTTTCTGGCTAGTTCGCCCATTGGTCTGGCTTTTTTGGATCGCGACCTGCATTACATCCATGCCAATGAGGCGCTTGCCACCATTAACGGTATACCGTTGAGCGGACACTTGGGTCGCACCCTATGGGACGTTCTGCCCGGATGGGCAGCCCAACTCGCACCGATCTTGCAAAGAGTAATGCAGACTCAAGAGCCTTTGTTAAACCAGGAACTCAGTGGCGAAATCAATTTACCTGGAGTTCACCGACATTGCTTAGTGAGCTACTATCCTGTCTGTTTACCCGATGGTCAGGTATTGGGCGTTGGCGTTACCTCCATGGATGTCACTGAACTCAAGCGGGCTGAGCAGGCATTGCGAGAGAGTGAGTCGCTGTTTCGTCGCATGGCAGATGGTGCTCCGGTGTTTATCTGGATGTCCGGCTTAGATGGGCATTGTACCTATTTCAATCAGCCTTGGTTGGACTTTGTGGGGCAAACGTTGGAGGAGGCTTTAACCCTGGGCTGGCTCGATGGTATGCATCCTGACGATAAAGAGTATTGTTTAGAAACTTATCTATCAGCATTTAACGCCCGCCAGCGCTTCCAGGTTGAGTATCGCCACCGACGTCAAGATGGTGAATATCGTTGGCTGTTGGATGAGGGAGTGCCTCTATTTAATGAAGATGGCAGATTTGCGGGTTACATTGGCTCTGGCATTGATATTACGGAGCGCCGACAAACTGAGCAAGCACAGCAATATCTGGCAGAAGCGAGCCGAGTTCTCTCTAGTTCACTCGATTATCAAACAACCCTAGCGAGTATTGCTCAACTGACGGTTCCTGAGTTAGCGGACTGGTGTACTGTCCACTTGATTGAAGAAGATGGCTCCGTACAACCGCTCGTAACGGCTCACGTCAATCCAGCCAAAATAGCATGGGCAAACCAAATCAATCAACAATATCCTTTTGATCCCAATGACGTGCGTGGTGTAGCTCAGGTCTTACGCACAGGGCAATCCGAACTCTACCCTGATATTCCCGACTCTCTTTTGGTGGAAGCCGCCCGTGATCAGGAACACTTGCAAATTCTCCGGGAGGTCGGCTTCAAGTCCGTGATGATCGTGCCCTTGTTAACTCGTGGACGAACCATCGGCACAATCTCTTTTGTGGCGGCTGAATCCGGGCGTCAATATGACTCAACGGATCTGGCGCTAGCCGAGGAACTGGCGCGTCGTGCCGCTCTAGCGGTAGAGAATGCCCGACTCTACCAACAAGCGCAGCAGGCACGCCAGACGGCTGAACAAGCGGCTGATGTCACAGCGCGTCTCCAATCCGTCACCGCTGCTTTCTCGGAAGCCCTCACTCTGGCTCAAGTCGCTGAAGTCGTTATGAATCAAGGCATGGCGGCTCTGGGGGCTAGCTCTGGTTTTGTGGCGCTGCTCACGGACAACGAGACGTCTCTGGAAATTGTGAAAAGTGTGGGCTTGCCTGACAATGTCATTGACGATTGGAAGTATTTTTCGGTTACTGCTCCCGTGCCCATGGCAGAACTGGTGCGGACGGGAAAACCGATTTTCCTGGAGAGTATTGCAGCTTGTGCCAGCCAGTATCCGATTCTGACTCGTGTCGCCAACTGCACAGGATATGAAGCTTTCGCTTGCCTCCCCTTGACCGTGGAGGGACGGATGTTAGGGGGAATGAGTTTTAGTTTTGCCTTGGCGACCTCTTTTAGTCCAGAAGACCGTGCCTTTATGTTGACATTAGGACACTTGTGTGGTCAGGCTATCGCACGGGCGCGCCTCTATGAAGCGGAACAACGAGCCAGGACAGAGGCTGAAGCGGCGAATCGGATTAAGGATGAATTTCTGGCAATCCTCTCTCATGAGTTGCGATCGCCCCTGAACCCCATCCTAGGCTGGACAAGGCTACTGAGGTCACGTAAGTTTGATGAGAAAGCCACGGATCGCGCCTTGGAAATCATTGAGCGCAATGCGAAGTTACAGACCCAACTCATTGAAGATTTGTTGGATGTCTCTCGGATTTTGCGCGGGAAATTGGTCTTGAATGTGAGTCCCGTCAATTTGGTCACCACCATTGAAGCGGCGCTGGAAACGGTGCGATTAGCCGCCCAAACCAAGGAAATTCAAATTCAAACCCTGTTCGAGGCGAATGTGGGGCAGGTTTCCGGGGATGCCAATCGATTACAGCAAGTGGTTTGGAATCTGCTCTCCAACGCGATTAAATTTACACCGTCCGGGGGACGGGTGGAAGTGCGCCTGGAGCAAGTTGGCTCACAGGTGCAAATCCATGTTCGGGATACAGGCAAAGGCATTAGTCCAGAGTTTTTGCCCTATGTATTTGAGTACTTCCGCCAAGAGAATAGCAGCACCACCCGACAGTTTGGCGGACTGGGGTTAGGACTTGCGATCGTTCGCTATCTTACCGAATTACATGGTGGGTCTGTCCATGCCGAAAGTGCAGGAGAGGGGTTAGGGTCAACCTTTACGGTGACGCTACCCTTGATGGGGAAGGCAGTGGAAGTCGATCAGGAACCAATGCCATCACACGATGCGGCTGACCTTGATGGATTGCGGATCTTAGTGGTGGATGATGAAACGGATATCCGAGAATTGGTGGCCTTTATATTACAGCAGTCGGGAGCCGCCGTGACGGTTGCGGCATCTGCCGAAGAGGCTCTCGCTGCCTGGAATCAGTCCGTGCCCGATGTTTTGCTCTCGGATATTGGGATGCCGGATGTCGATGGTTATATGCTGATGCGTCAGGTGAGGACGTTTTCAGTCCAACAGGGAGGGCAAATTCCCGCGATCGCGCTAACGGCCTATGCGGGAGAATATAATCAGCAGCAGGCATTCCAAGCTGGGTTTCAACTTCACATTGCTAAACCTGTGGAACCCGAAGAACTGGTCAGAGCGATCGCACATTTGGTGAGACGTAGTTCACCTTGATTTCATAATTGACAAATAAGTTAAATTGTGATATACCCTAATGCACCGCTCACCTTACTCATTCAGCGCTTGAGCCAAATCTTCGATCAAATCGTCTGGATGTTCAAGACCCACCGAAACACGCAACAAATTCTCTGGGGTTTTTGTGCCCACACCTTCTATCGAGGCCCGATGTTCGATTAAACTTTCTACACCGCCTAAGCTGGTTGCCCTCGTAAACAGCTTCACCTTTGCCACAACGGCGAAAGCCTCCTCCCGTCCTCCTTGCACTTGAAATGACAGCATTCCCCCAAACAGTGGCATCTGTTGCTGAGCAATCTCATGTCCTGGATGATGTTGCAGTCCCGGATAATGCACCGCCTCAACTTGGGGGTGTTCACTCAAAAACCTTGCCACTTTCAGCGCATTTTCCGAGTGGCCTCTCATGCGGTAGGGTAAGGTTTGAATCCCGCGCAAGACGAGCCAAGCATCGAAGGGAGACGCTACCGCACCACCAAGAGTTTGAATGCTCCGAATTCTTTGAAAAAAATCATCTGCCACCTTGGTAATGGCGACACCTCCCATGACATCACTATGCCCACTCAGATATTTGG of Microcoleus sp. AS-A8 contains these proteins:
- a CDS encoding PAS domain S-box protein; this translates as MLKVIRSQQHPYAIAFLACAIALGLTWLLEPLMSPTFFALFYPAVMVSSLYGGLQSGLLSILLAGLVTKYFFLPPLHSLTFTSANTLFRFTVLLLVALMITLLSTALRTAKQRMEQSLSRLRRSEEQYRLIVETTNEGVWLVDAQAQTTYVNAQMAQLLGYSIEEMLGRSAFDYIYEEDWAEAERLMERRRQGISEQVDFCLRCKDGSPIWVHCNVNSMISDNGECFGMLAMVTDVTERKRTEKRQRIQSAVTRVLSEATILSDAVPTILQSLCESLGWQVGMIWSLDRQANVLRFVESWHTPTINVAEFTQANQQATFAPGIGLPGRIWATRQPTWISHLVEDNNFPRVELAAKAGLQGALGFPIRLENEILGVIECFSDSIQEPDPELLQMMMSIGSQMGQFMERKRSEEALAENQKLFLSFMNNIPGTAFIKDEQGRYLYANPVAEKLVNCQRQELIGKTDFDILPAEVAQQIRENDRAVIAADQPKEIVEALPQEDGIHYLLSLKFPFKDASGKQRVAGMSFDISDRQRAEEKIAALNKDLNRRVNELQTLLDVIPIGIGIALEPDCRDIQINPAFSRWLNVPPQVNASTSQPNAEQLPHRVYRQGRELPPQEQPIQYAAAHGVNVRNVELEIVRDDGTVLHLLANAAPLLDEEGQVRGCVGAFLDISERKQAEESLRASENLYRTLSEAVPNFIWSCDAQGQLDFVNSRWLEYAGVTVEEMNAGGFEQVSHPEDLSGAMQRWNLAIHKGEPFEAECRYRSKDGVYRWFMVRAIPLKDAQENILKWIGVTTDIHERKQTEEALSQSEERLRVALKNSPISVFNQDRELRYTWKYGSDFEDESEDILGKYDIDLLTRADAEILTQIKRQVLETGMGTRQEVKISLHGQDWYYDLTVEPLRDTNNQVIGVTCAAFDISERKQAEMELQKSETVLHAFLASSPIGLAFLDRDLHYIHANEALATINGIPLSGHLGRTLWDVLPGWAAQLAPILQRVMQTQEPLLNQELSGEINLPGVHRHCLVSYYPVCLPDGQVLGVGVTSMDVTELKRAEQALRESESLFRRMADGAPVFIWMSGLDGHCTYFNQPWLDFVGQTLEEALTLGWLDGMHPDDKEYCLETYLSAFNARQRFQVEYRHRRQDGEYRWLLDEGVPLFNEDGRFAGYIGSGIDITERRQTEQAQQYLAEASRVLSSSLDYQTTLASIAQLTVPELADWCTVHLIEEDGSVQPLVTAHVNPAKIAWANQINQQYPFDPNDVRGVAQVLRTGQSELYPDIPDSLLVEAARDQEHLQILREVGFKSVMIVPLLTRGRTIGTISFVAAESGRQYDSTDLALAEELARRAALAVENARLYQQAQQARQTAEQAADVTARLQSVTAAFSEALTLAQVAEVVMNQGMAALGASSGFVALLTDNETSLEIVKSVGLPDNVIDDWKYFSVTAPVPMAELVRTGKPIFLESIAACASQYPILTRVANCTGYEAFACLPLTVEGRMLGGMSFSFALATSFSPEDRAFMLTLGHLCGQAIARARLYEAEQRARTEAEAANRIKDEFLAILSHELRSPLNPILGWTRLLRSRKFDEKATDRALEIIERNAKLQTQLIEDLLDVSRILRGKLVLNVSPVNLVTTIEAALETVRLAAQTKEIQIQTLFEANVGQVSGDANRLQQVVWNLLSNAIKFTPSGGRVEVRLEQVGSQVQIHVRDTGKGISPEFLPYVFEYFRQENSSTTRQFGGLGLGLAIVRYLTELHGGSVHAESAGEGLGSTFTVTLPLMGKAVEVDQEPMPSHDAADLDGLRILVVDDETDIRELVAFILQQSGAAVTVAASAEEALAAWNQSVPDVLLSDIGMPDVDGYMLMRQVRTFSVQQGGQIPAIALTAYAGEYNQQQAFQAGFQLHIAKPVEPEELVRAIAHLVRRSSP